From Vreelandella neptunia, the proteins below share one genomic window:
- a CDS encoding MerR family transcriptional regulator: MSMMGQSISIGELARRADCKPETVRYYERIGLLRDATRTGGGQRRYGDDAVRRLTFIRHARDFGFSVESVRELLAMSDQPDMPCQEVDAIATHHLKKVESRLQRLSILREELQRMVTQCAGGKVESCRIIEVISDHQLCITEKSHGGAHDLG; encoded by the coding sequence ATGTCGATGATGGGGCAAAGTATCAGCATTGGTGAGTTAGCACGACGAGCCGATTGCAAACCTGAAACGGTTCGCTATTACGAGCGTATTGGGCTGTTGCGCGATGCGACACGAACCGGCGGAGGACAGCGCCGCTATGGAGACGACGCTGTGCGGCGCTTGACCTTTATTCGTCATGCCCGTGACTTTGGCTTTTCGGTGGAGTCAGTGCGAGAGCTTTTGGCCATGTCAGATCAACCTGATATGCCTTGCCAAGAAGTCGATGCCATCGCCACGCATCACCTAAAGAAAGTGGAGTCCCGCCTTCAACGACTGTCCATACTGCGTGAGGAGCTTCAACGGATGGTCACACAGTGTGCCGGTGGTAAAGTGGAAAGCTGCCGAATCATTGAGGTCATCAGTGATCATCAGCTCTGTATCACTGAAAAATCGCACGGAGGGGCTCACGACTTGGGTTAG
- the lnt gene encoding apolipoprotein N-acyltransferase, with protein MDVVDKDKEYTLFAGRSSPIVDCVVALAAGVLTTLSAAPFSLWWLGPVSVALVYWRIASLTPAMATLRGWCYGVGLFGSGTSWVFVAIHDFSGTGALVAMLLTTLFVSVLALFFAVPFGLYRRITGPRFAFLSFAGMWVVSEWLRTWMLTGFPWLLLGTSQIDSPLAPWAPVGGVYLLSLMTALTGTLGVEVLRRRWSFLVPMAALWIVPFLLPAQWTTPAGKPIRVALLQGNLDQRIKWTAQGQREAISIYTTMTREQARDIDLIVWPEAALPMLEQEAQQILEQVASDLGPDTALLTGILQRDSEGRSYNSVIGLNDVQGEYQKAHLVPFGEYLPFQSLLAGTLAFFDLPVPRLTPGSGEQAPLHVAGATIGNAICYEIIFADHVAQQARNAELLLTVSNDTWFGRSIGPHQHLQMARLRALENGRHLLRATSNGVTAIIDSQGHVTARAPQFEQASLTGEVTPMQGLTPFTRTGSGPAWILAAVLTLLGLQLNLSRSKNDALDEKGT; from the coding sequence ATGGATGTGGTCGATAAAGATAAAGAATATACGCTTTTTGCTGGGCGCTCCTCACCAATAGTCGATTGCGTTGTAGCGCTCGCCGCTGGGGTGCTGACCACCTTGAGTGCCGCCCCCTTTTCCCTATGGTGGCTTGGCCCAGTGAGCGTGGCACTGGTCTATTGGAGAATAGCGTCGCTAACGCCCGCCATGGCCACCCTGCGTGGGTGGTGCTATGGGGTAGGCCTGTTCGGTTCAGGCACGTCGTGGGTCTTCGTTGCTATTCACGATTTCAGTGGCACCGGGGCCTTGGTGGCGATGCTCCTCACCACTCTTTTTGTCAGCGTCCTGGCGCTCTTCTTTGCAGTCCCCTTTGGGCTCTATCGACGCATCACGGGGCCACGGTTCGCCTTTCTTAGCTTTGCCGGTATGTGGGTGGTGAGCGAATGGCTACGCACTTGGATGCTCACCGGCTTTCCCTGGTTATTGCTGGGCACCTCTCAGATTGATTCTCCACTAGCCCCATGGGCGCCCGTTGGTGGTGTGTACTTGCTGTCACTCATGACCGCGCTGACAGGTACGTTAGGGGTAGAGGTACTGCGTCGCCGCTGGAGTTTCCTTGTCCCAATGGCCGCCTTGTGGATCGTTCCATTCCTATTGCCCGCCCAATGGACAACCCCGGCTGGCAAGCCCATCCGGGTGGCATTGCTGCAAGGGAATCTTGACCAGCGCATTAAGTGGACTGCCCAAGGGCAGCGCGAAGCGATCAGTATCTACACGACGATGACACGGGAGCAAGCAAGGGATATCGATCTCATCGTTTGGCCTGAGGCAGCCCTTCCCATGCTTGAGCAGGAAGCACAGCAAATACTTGAGCAAGTAGCGTCCGACCTGGGGCCTGACACCGCCTTGTTGACCGGCATTTTGCAACGCGACAGTGAAGGGCGCTCTTATAACAGCGTCATAGGGCTAAATGATGTGCAGGGCGAATACCAGAAGGCGCACTTGGTGCCCTTTGGCGAGTATTTGCCATTCCAAAGTCTCCTCGCTGGCACCCTTGCTTTTTTCGACTTGCCAGTACCTCGCCTGACCCCAGGGTCAGGCGAACAGGCTCCGTTACACGTGGCTGGAGCCACCATTGGCAATGCCATTTGTTACGAAATCATTTTTGCCGACCATGTCGCCCAACAGGCGCGTAATGCCGAGCTGCTATTAACGGTTTCCAACGATACGTGGTTTGGGCGCTCCATTGGCCCACACCAACATCTTCAAATGGCGCGTCTACGTGCCTTAGAAAATGGTCGTCACCTACTTCGAGCTACCAGTAATGGCGTGACGGCCATCATCGATTCACAAGGTCACGTCACAGCCCGTGCCCCACAGTTTGAACAGGCCAGTTTAACGGGCGAGGTGACCCCGATGCAGGGCCTAACTCCTTTCACACGCACCGGTAGTGGCCCCGCTTGGATACTCGCTGCGGTGCTGACACTGCTCGGGTTACAACTGAACTTATCTCGATCAAAAAACGACGCATTAGATGAAAAAGGAACCTAG
- a CDS encoding TniQ family protein has product MTWALSVPLLPEESLSSWLVRAALRQGCDPLSLTGAIWPTWRIWTRDIDREIPLARMRPLVNASGISSAKFQKAGMRDDCEKVVGYSLPETRTWPWLLALGSRNRTRHGGQQVCTLCLAEDSTPYLRRHWRFAWHTGCRFHGVQLVDECPACKAPIEPHRLTAEDQHLAQCSRCHNDFRKAVCTSPLPEAFSVQVMADRVLEQDKVTFRQASIAPADWFSMVAFFIGVIRRASRRPVSPLADALLSLGISVTDCRMPVSGLAFELLAVSERSALLVALERLLSMGLEETFSVLVACNVKTSALHDPRRSPPVVLLPLLSRLSHHPHGPHRRRVPPACRPMSERAVRASWARLKRRMKAEPTS; this is encoded by the coding sequence ATGACCTGGGCGCTGAGTGTGCCCCTGCTGCCTGAGGAGTCCCTTTCATCATGGCTCGTTCGGGCGGCGTTGCGACAGGGGTGTGATCCTTTGTCGCTCACCGGGGCTATTTGGCCAACATGGCGTATATGGACGAGGGACATTGATAGGGAAATACCCCTCGCAAGAATGCGCCCATTAGTGAATGCCTCGGGGATATCTTCCGCTAAGTTTCAGAAAGCGGGGATGCGGGACGATTGTGAGAAAGTGGTCGGTTACTCGTTACCGGAAACCCGGACTTGGCCCTGGTTGTTGGCACTCGGCAGCCGAAATCGAACCCGCCATGGAGGACAACAGGTATGCACGTTGTGCTTGGCAGAGGACTCAACCCCCTACTTGCGCCGGCACTGGCGATTCGCTTGGCACACTGGGTGCCGCTTTCATGGGGTGCAGCTGGTAGATGAGTGCCCAGCATGCAAGGCCCCTATAGAGCCCCATCGCCTGACAGCGGAAGATCAACATTTAGCTCAATGCAGCCGGTGTCATAACGATTTTAGAAAGGCGGTATGCACGTCGCCTTTACCTGAAGCGTTCAGTGTTCAAGTGATGGCTGATCGTGTGTTAGAACAGGATAAGGTGACGTTTAGGCAGGCCTCTATCGCACCCGCCGATTGGTTTTCTATGGTGGCCTTTTTTATTGGCGTTATACGGCGTGCAAGTCGGCGGCCTGTGTCACCCCTGGCCGATGCGCTTCTTTCATTGGGCATTTCGGTTACGGATTGCCGAATGCCTGTGTCTGGCCTGGCGTTTGAGCTGCTGGCTGTCAGCGAGCGTAGTGCCTTATTGGTAGCGTTGGAACGCTTGCTCAGTATGGGCCTTGAAGAAACGTTCAGCGTTCTGGTCGCGTGCAATGTCAAAACGAGCGCGCTTCATGATCCCCGAAGGTCGCCCCCCGTTGTGTTGTTGCCGCTGCTATCACGGTTATCTCACCACCCTCATGGGCCGCATCGCCGCCGTGTTCCCCCGGCTTGTCGCCCCATGTCGGAACGCGCTGTTAGAGCCTCATGGGCGCGTTTAAAACGCAGAATGAAAGCGGAGCCAACCTCTTGA
- a CDS encoding M23 family metallopeptidase — MQRWWLLGLVGFYPLLAEANWQTHLSLPPSELSPVKLQAASEQEGTLPLDSVDTLTFGRDVVIDTTLYEALAAEGVPTRFATKLETLLSEFIAAPLEFSGSERIQLVWEEDRRQDGARVGPPRLSYAALPDQAEPLEVIWPVTQKGDVALFKSDTLLGTLRLPVLSARLTSRFGNRRHPVYGGMRPHNGIDLAAPTGTPVIATAPGRVSFMGRQGGYGQVIEVEHDTGAISRYTHLSRFSPQLVVGDLVNAGESLGEVGASGVATGPNLHYEVRVNNQPVDPLGQGQRIMLGEQPTQSEYQASLYEARDRLEQAIGTASLYDLISFNEP, encoded by the coding sequence ATGCAGCGCTGGTGGTTACTAGGCTTGGTGGGCTTTTACCCCTTGCTAGCCGAAGCCAATTGGCAAACGCATCTGTCATTGCCTCCGTCTGAACTTAGCCCTGTCAAGTTACAGGCGGCTAGCGAGCAAGAAGGCACATTACCGCTCGATAGCGTTGATACCCTAACCTTTGGGCGTGATGTCGTCATTGATACCACCCTCTACGAGGCCTTGGCAGCAGAAGGTGTCCCAACGCGTTTCGCCACTAAACTGGAAACACTGCTCAGCGAGTTTATCGCAGCGCCGCTGGAGTTTTCTGGCAGTGAACGTATTCAATTAGTGTGGGAGGAAGATCGACGCCAGGACGGCGCCCGTGTTGGGCCACCACGCCTCAGTTATGCCGCTCTGCCTGATCAGGCAGAGCCCTTGGAGGTCATATGGCCGGTCACCCAAAAGGGGGACGTAGCTCTTTTCAAAAGCGACACCCTGCTAGGCACGTTGCGGTTGCCCGTGCTTAGTGCCCGCTTAACGTCTCGCTTTGGGAATCGGCGACATCCTGTGTATGGAGGGATGCGTCCTCATAATGGAATTGACTTGGCTGCGCCGACAGGAACGCCGGTCATTGCCACCGCACCTGGGCGCGTATCCTTTATGGGTCGCCAAGGGGGATATGGGCAGGTGATCGAGGTGGAGCACGACACAGGGGCAATCAGTCGCTACACACACCTTAGCCGATTTTCCCCACAGCTAGTGGTTGGGGATTTAGTCAATGCGGGAGAGTCGCTCGGAGAGGTAGGTGCCTCTGGGGTCGCCACGGGGCCCAACCTACATTACGAAGTGAGAGTCAATAACCAGCCTGTTGACCCCCTTGGTCAAGGTCAACGCATCATGCTAGGCGAACAGCCGACTCAAAGTGAATATCAAGCGTCACTTTACGAGGCAAGAGATCGCTTAGAACAAGCTATCGGTACGGCGTCACTTTATGACTTGATCTCGTTTAACGAGCCGTAA
- the lspA gene encoding signal peptidase II produces the protein MRTAPNDSPSRRWPWFTLACVMALADQLVKEIVHAQMSFGQVIPLTPFFNWVYTGNTGAAFSFLAEAGGWQRYLFLGLALVVVVVLVVQLCKPLSRLEACAYSLILGGALGNTVDRLARGYVVDYLDIYWGEWHWPAFNMADIALFAGVLMFAVALWRESPAFKRSE, from the coding sequence ATGAGAACAGCGCCAAACGATAGCCCTTCACGTCGCTGGCCATGGTTCACATTAGCTTGCGTGATGGCTCTAGCCGATCAACTGGTCAAGGAAATTGTGCATGCCCAGATGTCGTTTGGCCAAGTCATTCCGCTAACGCCGTTTTTTAACTGGGTTTATACCGGGAACACAGGAGCCGCTTTCAGCTTTCTCGCAGAAGCAGGGGGTTGGCAGCGCTACCTCTTTCTTGGTTTAGCGTTGGTGGTGGTCGTCGTATTGGTTGTGCAGCTATGCAAACCCCTGTCGCGCTTGGAGGCCTGTGCGTACAGCCTGATTCTTGGCGGCGCGCTCGGTAATACTGTTGATCGCTTAGCGCGAGGGTACGTCGTCGACTATCTGGACATTTACTGGGGCGAATGGCATTGGCCCGCCTTTAACATGGCCGATATCGCGCTATTTGCCGGTGTATTGATGTTCGCGGTGGCGTTATGGCGTGAAAGTCCTGCTTTTAAGCGCTCTGAGTAA
- a CDS encoding thioredoxin domain-containing protein has product MFKKASFILAGTLMLTAAIVAVSKPALLDMQAQAAKESGVQAEDSLVRSHSPILGREDAPVTIVEFFDPACEACRAFYPLTKSILETYPEKVRLIVRYTPFHGDVSDKAIRVLEVARRQGVFEPVLERLLARQDQWASHGSFDESAILDIASQGGLDLAAAEEQLTSAEVQAVIDQDMADVRANQIRQTPTFFVNGEPLDPFGMQELIDAVESEVAEISGEEDGQ; this is encoded by the coding sequence ATGTTCAAAAAAGCGTCTTTTATATTGGCCGGTACGTTAATGCTGACCGCTGCGATCGTCGCCGTATCGAAGCCTGCCCTCTTAGACATGCAAGCTCAGGCAGCAAAAGAGAGCGGTGTCCAGGCCGAGGACTCCTTGGTGCGTTCACACTCCCCCATCTTGGGACGAGAAGACGCGCCGGTGACGATTGTGGAATTCTTCGATCCGGCTTGCGAAGCCTGCCGTGCTTTCTATCCCCTGACAAAAAGTATTCTGGAAACCTACCCAGAAAAAGTGCGGCTCATCGTGCGCTACACTCCTTTCCACGGCGACGTATCGGACAAGGCCATTCGGGTATTAGAAGTTGCTCGTCGTCAGGGCGTCTTTGAACCGGTACTGGAGAGGCTGCTGGCTCGCCAGGATCAATGGGCTTCACATGGCAGTTTTGATGAATCCGCTATCCTCGATATCGCGAGCCAAGGAGGCCTTGATTTAGCGGCTGCCGAAGAGCAACTGACTTCTGCTGAGGTGCAGGCGGTGATTGACCAAGACATGGCGGATGTCAGAGCCAATCAGATTCGCCAAACACCTACCTTTTTTGTCAATGGCGAGCCTTTAGACCCCTTTGGTATGCAAGAGCTGATTGATGCCGTCGAGAGTGAAGTAGCGGAGATCTCTGGGGAAGAGGATGGCCAGTGA
- a CDS encoding ZIP family metal transporter, with protein MEEVSPVTMGVLASLAAGLMTAVGALPVLFTKTPNRGVRDLALGFAAGVMLAASFFSLIIPSLEASELRYGGSVVPAAIACAAILLGIGMVALLNELLPHEHFEQGREGPEAASLRRIWLFIIAITIHNLPEGLAVGVAFGAGGSEGGMPLAIGIGLQNAPEGLAVAVSLLSVGYSRWRSWTIAALTGLVEPLGGLLGAGVISMSQALLPWGLAFAAGAMLYVISHEIIPETHRSGHQKKATLGLSIGLVLMLFLDVSLG; from the coding sequence ATGGAAGAGGTTTCTCCCGTCACCATGGGGGTATTGGCAAGCCTTGCGGCGGGCTTGATGACGGCTGTAGGGGCGCTTCCTGTCTTGTTTACCAAAACACCGAATCGTGGTGTTCGCGATTTAGCGTTGGGGTTCGCCGCTGGTGTCATGCTAGCGGCCTCTTTCTTCTCACTGATCATACCCTCCTTAGAAGCCTCGGAGCTGCGTTATGGCGGTAGCGTGGTACCTGCTGCCATTGCTTGTGCGGCCATTTTGCTAGGGATTGGAATGGTCGCACTACTGAACGAGCTCTTACCTCATGAGCACTTCGAACAGGGGCGAGAAGGGCCAGAGGCTGCCTCACTACGCCGTATCTGGTTGTTTATTATTGCCATTACGATACACAACCTGCCAGAAGGGCTGGCCGTTGGCGTGGCCTTTGGCGCAGGGGGAAGCGAAGGAGGCATGCCGCTAGCGATTGGCATTGGACTTCAGAATGCCCCAGAAGGACTGGCCGTAGCAGTATCACTGCTAAGCGTGGGCTATTCACGTTGGCGGTCATGGACGATTGCCGCCCTTACGGGGCTTGTTGAGCCGTTGGGTGGCTTATTAGGCGCTGGAGTCATCAGCATGTCACAAGCGCTACTGCCCTGGGGGTTGGCCTTTGCAGCGGGGGCGATGTTGTATGTGATCAGTCATGAGATTATTCCCGAAACTCATCGGAGCGGGCACCAAAAAAAGGCCACGCTGGGCCTCTCCATCGGATTGGTACTCATGCTGTTTTTGGATGTTTCGCTGGGCTAA
- a CDS encoding L,D-transpeptidase family protein, translating to MQIGFIVSVMVSFLAWLPVAMAAQPSTAQETEWPKGHYPLPEEGNIIGEADTFIVKNYEDTLIDIARRHNLGYQEIVRANPEVSIWVPGVGTEVTIPGRFILPNVERTGVVINIAELRLYYYPDVKTGETPRVETYPIGIGREGFDTPLGVTETTMNIKNPAWYPPESVKREAEARGETAPSVVPPGPDNPLGDHAIILGFDGYLIHGTNQPDGIGMRASRGCIRMLPKDIESIFDRIPPGTQVNIINQPIKIGWEGGQPLIQAFPPLGEEEHSMTALTETMTRLNQYNVDNVNLDYEQLSDVLSLSNGLITPLHPKQEQEPQRHSPEEKAIKGIYEDLVLTSSQRS from the coding sequence ATGCAGATCGGCTTCATCGTGAGTGTGATGGTTTCGTTTCTGGCATGGCTCCCTGTCGCCATGGCGGCACAACCTTCCACTGCCCAGGAGACGGAATGGCCCAAGGGGCATTACCCGCTACCTGAGGAAGGCAATATTATCGGAGAGGCTGACACCTTCATCGTGAAGAATTACGAGGATACTCTGATTGATATTGCCAGACGTCACAACCTTGGCTACCAGGAGATTGTACGTGCTAACCCAGAGGTCAGTATTTGGGTGCCCGGAGTGGGTACTGAAGTAACCATTCCAGGACGCTTCATCCTGCCGAATGTCGAGCGTACTGGGGTCGTCATCAATATCGCCGAGCTGCGGCTTTACTACTACCCAGATGTCAAAACCGGTGAGACACCGCGCGTTGAGACCTATCCTATCGGCATCGGTCGCGAAGGGTTTGATACACCCCTTGGTGTGACCGAGACTACCATGAACATTAAAAACCCCGCATGGTACCCGCCTGAGTCGGTAAAACGTGAAGCGGAAGCACGCGGCGAAACCGCACCAAGCGTTGTACCGCCCGGCCCCGATAACCCGCTAGGAGACCATGCCATCATCCTAGGCTTCGATGGCTATTTGATTCACGGCACCAACCAGCCCGATGGCATTGGCATGCGCGCAAGCCGAGGTTGTATCCGCATGTTACCCAAAGACATCGAATCTATATTTGACCGCATTCCACCCGGCACCCAAGTCAACATCATCAATCAGCCGATCAAGATAGGTTGGGAAGGCGGTCAGCCGCTGATTCAAGCCTTTCCGCCGCTTGGAGAAGAAGAGCACAGTATGACCGCACTCACAGAGACCATGACACGCCTTAACCAATACAATGTCGATAACGTAAACCTCGATTACGAGCAGCTCAGCGATGTCCTGTCACTCTCTAACGGGCTTATAACCCCACTACATCCAAAGCAGGAACAGGAGCCACAGCGCCACAGCCCAGAAGAGAAGGCTATCAAGGGCATTTATGAAGACCTGGTTTTGACGTCATCTCAACGGTCATGA
- a CDS encoding cation diffusion facilitator family transporter, whose product MGHHHDHPHIDPASGDRRVSISIWANGLLTIAQIVGGIMAGSLSLIADALHNFSDMAALVIAFAARKIARRPADVHMTFGYGRIEIVAALINYTTLIIVGVYLIYEGAMRMVDPPEIEGWTIVIIGGVALVVDALTAMLTWSMQKESVNIRALFLHNLSDAFASIAVIIGGSLILLYDMRWVDPAITIGIALYILYLAFSEIGGPIRTLMLGSPPDIDGQAVVETVRDIEGVQDIHHVHLWQMQENMAALDCHVVLTETGWQQLESVKAEIKEQLKMRFSIAHSSLEFEHSDHAHQNANLYGHE is encoded by the coding sequence ATGGGACATCATCATGATCATCCCCACATTGATCCTGCCTCTGGCGACCGGCGCGTCAGCATCTCCATTTGGGCCAATGGGCTCTTAACCATCGCTCAAATCGTCGGTGGCATTATGGCGGGGAGCCTATCGCTGATCGCTGATGCGTTACATAACTTTTCTGACATGGCAGCATTAGTCATTGCCTTTGCTGCTCGTAAAATCGCCAGACGGCCTGCCGATGTGCATATGACCTTTGGCTATGGCCGCATCGAGATAGTGGCAGCACTCATCAATTACACCACCCTCATTATTGTCGGTGTCTACCTGATTTACGAAGGCGCTATGCGGATGGTCGATCCCCCTGAGATAGAGGGATGGACGATCGTGATTATTGGTGGCGTCGCGCTCGTCGTCGATGCCCTTACCGCCATGCTCACGTGGTCAATGCAAAAAGAGAGTGTCAATATCCGCGCCCTTTTTCTGCATAACTTATCGGATGCGTTTGCCTCCATCGCCGTGATTATCGGTGGTTCGCTTATTTTACTGTACGACATGCGCTGGGTAGACCCCGCGATCACGATAGGGATTGCGCTATATATTCTTTACCTAGCCTTCTCTGAAATTGGCGGCCCTATCCGTACGCTAATGCTGGGATCTCCCCCGGACATTGACGGGCAGGCAGTCGTTGAGACCGTACGAGATATCGAGGGAGTCCAGGATATTCACCATGTGCATCTATGGCAGATGCAGGAAAACATGGCAGCCCTTGACTGCCACGTGGTTCTGACAGAAACCGGCTGGCAGCAGCTTGAATCCGTCAAAGCAGAGATCAAGGAGCAGCTTAAAATGCGCTTCAGTATTGCTCATTCCAGCCTAGAGTTTGAGCATAGTGACCACGCGCATCAAAATGCCAATCTATATGGGCATGAGTGA
- a CDS encoding heavy metal translocating P-type ATPase, giving the protein MKTSTQATAPTVLTLRVEGMDCGGCERKVVSALERLDGIEEVTASSVTGSVKIHQRDHGGPSQQTIEGILNELGYQVTSPAGQTRASGASSSWWQTAKGRLVIITGNLLIVAFALRLAWPALGNVPFILATLVGLMPIAQSAWGALKMRNPFTIEMLMCIAAVGALAINAAAEAAMVVFLFAVGELLEGVAASRARRSISALANLTPSTARLMDNGHLRDVSAESLKPGQRVLVRPGDRVPCDGRILVGTSDIDESPVNGESIPRSRAPGDDIFAGTVNLDAALEVEVTRGADDNTIARVIRLVEEAQAAKAPIARFIDRFAYYYMPAVVLLALLMAIVPPLVSTMAWSESIYRALALLLIACPCALVISTPAAIAAGLSAGARRGLLIKGGAVLEQLGKLRLVALDKTGTLTAGTPRVTDVESWIAEEDDNSVLRLAAAIERDSSHPIATAIVEHARQSGINLPTVTGGRALAGRGVSGQVEGRELSLMTPRHLHEKVILEESLSARIVALEEAGKSLALLVEGERLLGLIAVRDEPREDAMEGLAALSRLGVQAVMLSGDNARTVAATGGRLGIEAYGELMPEDKAAYVRDWQAAGRGPIGKVGDGINDAPALAAADVGIAMGGGTDVALETADAALLKNRVTGIAELIDLSRATLRNVKTNVVLALGLKAIFLVTTALGITGMWIAVMADTGATVLVTLNAMRLLGYRFSPSTAMTGLSQGKTTS; this is encoded by the coding sequence ATGAAAACATCAACGCAGGCGACAGCGCCTACCGTCTTGACACTGCGTGTTGAAGGCATGGACTGCGGCGGTTGTGAGCGCAAGGTTGTGTCGGCGCTAGAGCGGCTGGACGGCATTGAGGAAGTCACGGCAAGCTCCGTCACAGGATCGGTGAAGATTCACCAGCGCGATCATGGAGGCCCCTCGCAACAGACCATTGAGGGCATCCTGAACGAACTAGGCTATCAAGTGACTTCCCCTGCTGGCCAAACACGCGCATCTGGTGCTTCATCCTCTTGGTGGCAAACCGCTAAAGGGCGCTTGGTCATTATCACGGGAAATCTGCTGATCGTAGCCTTCGCGCTTCGTTTAGCATGGCCTGCGCTGGGTAATGTGCCGTTCATTCTGGCCACGCTGGTCGGCTTAATGCCCATTGCGCAGAGTGCCTGGGGCGCCCTCAAAATGCGCAACCCCTTTACCATCGAGATGCTGATGTGCATCGCTGCGGTTGGCGCATTGGCCATCAATGCTGCTGCTGAAGCTGCGATGGTCGTGTTCTTGTTCGCCGTAGGTGAGCTACTCGAAGGGGTAGCTGCGTCACGGGCGCGCCGCAGTATCTCAGCCTTGGCAAACTTAACACCCTCAACGGCGAGGCTGATGGACAACGGCCATCTGCGTGATGTCTCGGCGGAGTCACTTAAACCCGGTCAGCGTGTGCTGGTGCGGCCCGGTGATCGCGTACCCTGCGATGGACGCATCCTGGTGGGCACCTCCGACATTGACGAGTCGCCGGTAAACGGCGAGTCCATACCTCGTTCGCGAGCGCCTGGTGATGACATTTTTGCTGGCACAGTGAATCTTGATGCCGCCCTGGAGGTGGAGGTAACACGAGGCGCTGATGACAATACGATCGCACGCGTTATTCGTCTGGTTGAAGAAGCACAGGCCGCCAAGGCACCGATAGCACGCTTTATTGATCGTTTTGCGTATTACTATATGCCCGCCGTCGTCTTACTCGCCCTACTGATGGCGATAGTGCCACCGCTGGTATCGACCATGGCATGGTCGGAGTCGATTTACCGTGCGTTAGCATTGCTGTTAATCGCATGCCCCTGCGCGTTAGTCATTTCCACCCCTGCCGCCATCGCCGCCGGTCTCTCGGCGGGAGCTCGGCGCGGACTACTGATCAAAGGGGGAGCCGTTCTTGAACAGTTAGGTAAGCTTCGCTTGGTGGCATTAGATAAAACGGGCACCCTCACTGCGGGTACCCCAAGAGTCACAGATGTGGAGTCTTGGATTGCTGAGGAAGACGATAACAGCGTATTGCGGCTCGCCGCCGCAATAGAGCGGGATTCCAGTCACCCTATCGCCACGGCTATCGTTGAGCATGCCCGACAGTCGGGCATCAACCTCCCCACCGTCACCGGCGGCCGCGCTCTGGCGGGGCGCGGTGTTTCCGGCCAGGTGGAGGGTCGCGAGCTGAGCTTAATGACGCCTCGTCACCTTCACGAGAAAGTCATCCTTGAGGAAAGTCTCAGTGCTCGGATTGTCGCGTTAGAAGAAGCCGGTAAGAGCCTCGCTCTCCTCGTCGAAGGCGAGCGTTTACTGGGCTTGATCGCGGTTCGCGATGAGCCACGCGAAGATGCCATGGAAGGCCTAGCGGCGCTATCCCGTTTAGGCGTACAGGCGGTCATGCTCAGCGGTGATAATGCCCGCACCGTCGCTGCCACGGGGGGTCGCTTAGGCATTGAAGCGTACGGCGAACTAATGCCTGAAGACAAGGCAGCGTATGTTCGAGACTGGCAAGCGGCAGGCCGTGGCCCCATCGGTAAAGTAGGCGATGGCATCAACGATGCACCGGCACTCGCGGCAGCAGATGTGGGTATCGCGATGGGGGGTGGCACGGATGTGGCGTTGGAAACCGCCGATGCAGCCTTGCTCAAGAACCGCGTTACCGGCATCGCTGAGCTGATAGACCTCTCTCGTGCCACGCTGCGCAATGTGAAAACCAACGTTGTTCTCGCCCTTGGCTTAAAAGCCATTTTCCTAGTTACAACGGCGCTGGGTATTACCGGCATGTGGATTGCGGTGATGGCCGATACCGGTGCTACCGTCCTGGTGACGTTGAACGCCATGCGACTGCTGGGTTACCGCTTTTCGCCCAGTACCGCAATGACAGGCCTGTCACAAGGAAAAACAACGTCATGA